The Enterococcus sp. 7F3_DIV0205 genome has a window encoding:
- a CDS encoding response regulator transcription factor codes for MKKVLVVDDEPSIVTLLTFNLEKDGYKVTTAVDGAVGYELALSNQFDFIILDVMLPHMDGLEITKSLRREKIDTPILILTAKDDQVDKIIGLEIGADDYLTKPFSPREVLARMKAIFRRLKPAPTKSEDFNEAAKAPLALGEILVDEQNYEVSVRGEKIELTPKEFELLVYFMKRKDRVIDRDTLLDRIWNYDFAGQSRIVDVHVSHLRDKIEIDPKRPAYLVTVRGFGYRFQEPKK; via the coding sequence ATGAAAAAAGTACTAGTTGTCGATGACGAACCTTCTATTGTAACGTTGTTGACATTTAATTTAGAAAAAGACGGTTATAAGGTGACAACAGCTGTCGATGGTGCAGTTGGATATGAGTTAGCTCTTTCCAATCAATTTGATTTTATTATTTTAGATGTTATGTTGCCGCACATGGATGGTTTGGAAATTACAAAATCATTACGCAGAGAAAAAATCGATACACCGATTTTGATATTGACAGCTAAAGATGATCAAGTGGATAAAATCATTGGATTGGAAATTGGTGCAGATGACTATCTAACTAAGCCTTTTAGCCCTAGAGAAGTTTTAGCCAGGATGAAAGCAATCTTCCGCCGCTTAAAACCTGCGCCAACTAAATCAGAAGATTTTAATGAAGCAGCTAAAGCGCCTTTGGCATTAGGAGAAATCCTTGTGGATGAGCAGAATTATGAAGTGAGCGTGCGTGGTGAAAAAATTGAGTTGACCCCAAAAGAGTTTGAGCTTCTTGTTTACTTTATGAAACGTAAAGATCGAGTGATCGATCGTGATACTTTACTGGACCGAATTTGGAACTATGATTTCGCTGGTCAAAGCCGTATCGTCGATGTACATGTTAGCCATTTGAGAGATAAAATTGAAATCGATCCAAAACGGCCTGCCTATCTAGTCACAGTTAGAGGATTCGGCTATCGTTTTCAGGAGCCTAAAAAATGA
- a CDS encoding pyridoxal phosphate-dependent aminotransferase produces the protein MDLTKRFNKQVGKIAVSMIRQFDEQVTDIEGIIKLTLGEPDFNTPEHVKTAAHDAINANFSHYSGMAGLTDVREAATFFMKEKYGVSYQPASEVLVTVGATEAISASLLSILEPGDKVLMPAPIYPGYEPVITLAQAEPIYIDTTSNHFVLTPAMIEAAMLEHGDQVKAIILNYPSNPTGVTYNREEVQAIATVLKKYPIFVISDEIYSELTYEDQHVSIAEFIPEQTILINGLSKSHAMTGWRIGFIFGPEKLIAEIIKVHQYLVTAASTISQKAAVRALVEGMNDAAVMKEEYRERRDFVYEQMTSFGFEVARPNGAFYIFAKIPSGYEQDSMKFCVDLAQQQAVAIIPGVAFGKEAQGYVRISYAADMATLKEAMRRIGTYIKTNS, from the coding sequence ATGGATTTAACAAAAAGATTTAACAAGCAAGTAGGAAAAATCGCTGTTTCGATGATTCGCCAATTTGATGAGCAGGTGACAGATATCGAAGGGATCATAAAACTTACTTTAGGAGAACCAGATTTTAATACCCCTGAACATGTAAAAACAGCTGCCCATGATGCGATCAATGCTAACTTTTCGCATTATTCAGGCATGGCAGGATTGACGGATGTCCGTGAAGCAGCTACATTTTTTATGAAAGAAAAATATGGTGTCAGCTATCAACCAGCTTCTGAAGTTTTGGTAACAGTAGGAGCCACTGAGGCGATTTCAGCTAGTTTATTATCTATTTTGGAACCTGGTGATAAAGTCTTGATGCCTGCCCCAATCTACCCTGGATACGAACCTGTAATTACATTGGCTCAAGCAGAACCTATTTATATTGATACGACCTCAAACCATTTTGTGTTGACACCTGCAATGATTGAAGCAGCGATGTTAGAGCATGGTGATCAAGTCAAAGCAATTATTTTAAACTATCCAAGTAACCCAACTGGCGTAACGTACAACCGTGAAGAAGTTCAAGCAATTGCAACTGTATTGAAAAAGTATCCGATTTTCGTAATCAGTGATGAGATATACAGTGAATTGACATACGAAGATCAACATGTATCAATCGCTGAGTTTATTCCTGAACAAACGATTTTGATTAATGGTTTATCAAAGTCACATGCAATGACTGGTTGGAGGATTGGCTTTATTTTTGGTCCAGAGAAATTAATTGCCGAAATAATCAAAGTACATCAATATTTGGTTACAGCTGCGTCTACCATTTCTCAAAAAGCTGCGGTCAGAGCATTAGTTGAAGGGATGAACGATGCTGCAGTGATGAAAGAAGAATACCGTGAACGTCGAGATTTTGTTTACGAACAAATGACTTCTTTTGGTTTTGAAGTTGCTCGACCTAATGGAGCATTTTACATTTTTGCTAAAATTCCTTCTGGGTACGAACAAGATTCGATGAAATTTTGTGTGGATTTAGCTCAGCAACAAGCAGTAGCAATTATTCCAGGAGTTGCATTTGGTAAAGAAGCACAAGGGTACGTTCGAATTAGCTATGCAGCTGATATGGCTACCTTAAAAGAAGCAATGAGAAGAATAGGAACATATATTAAAACGAACAGTTAA
- a CDS encoding DUF523 domain-containing protein, with translation MIGISACLGGICCRYDGQSKEITALKKLVENGQAILVCPEVLGGLPIPREPAEISGGDGFDVWNAKAKVLTKTGEDMTALFKQGAIIAYQKLVEKGVTTIILKENSPSCGGSNIYDGTFSGDRRNGPGVATAYFISKGLDVVSENEWQTVINGEEYQ, from the coding sequence ATGATTGGAATTAGCGCATGCCTTGGTGGTATTTGCTGCCGCTATGATGGTCAGTCAAAAGAAATCACGGCTTTAAAGAAATTAGTAGAGAATGGTCAAGCAATACTTGTTTGTCCAGAAGTTTTGGGTGGCTTACCAATACCTCGGGAACCTGCTGAAATTAGTGGAGGAGATGGTTTTGACGTTTGGAATGCCAAAGCCAAAGTTCTTACTAAAACAGGAGAAGATATGACAGCTTTATTTAAACAAGGTGCAATTATCGCCTACCAAAAGTTAGTTGAAAAAGGTGTCACAACGATTATTTTGAAAGAAAATAGCCCATCGTGTGGAGGCAGTAACATTTATGATGGTACATTTTCTGGTGATCGTCGCAACGGGCCAGGTGTTGCAACAGCTTACTTCATATCCAAAGGCTTGGATGTAGTTTCAGAAAATGAGTGGCAAACAGTCATCAATGGTGAGGAATATCAATGA
- a CDS encoding phosphate ABC transporter substrate-binding protein PstS family protein → MKKRLLSAVVLSVGLLIAGCGNQGATTSESTNKSKESSNSNQPVKIVAVGSTALQPLVDAAKDQFISEHPNYTISVQGGGSGTGLSQVSDGAVTIGNSDVFAEEKSGVDASKLVDHRVAVVGMGPVVNKEVGVKDISKQELIDIFTGKTKNWKDLGGKDQEIAVINRPSGSGTRATFEKWGLDGATAVQSQEQDSSGTVRQIVAQTPGAISYLAFSYMDDSTLALSIDDVKPTEENVADNSWKIWSYEHMYTKGEPDADVKPFLDFMLTDDVQEGVVKELGYLPMTSMKVERDVSGTITKK, encoded by the coding sequence ATGAAGAAACGTTTATTATCGGCAGTTGTATTAAGTGTAGGGCTTTTAATCGCAGGGTGTGGCAATCAAGGAGCTACAACTAGCGAGAGTACTAATAAATCTAAAGAGAGCAGTAATAGTAATCAACCCGTTAAAATTGTAGCAGTTGGTTCAACCGCTTTGCAGCCTCTAGTAGATGCGGCAAAAGATCAGTTCATATCTGAACATCCTAATTATACGATTTCAGTCCAAGGAGGAGGTAGTGGAACAGGACTATCTCAAGTCTCTGATGGCGCTGTAACAATTGGAAATTCAGATGTTTTTGCCGAAGAAAAATCAGGTGTTGATGCGTCGAAACTTGTTGATCATCGCGTAGCAGTTGTTGGCATGGGGCCTGTAGTCAATAAAGAAGTTGGTGTCAAGGATATCAGCAAGCAAGAATTGATCGATATTTTTACTGGAAAAACTAAAAATTGGAAAGACCTAGGCGGTAAGGATCAAGAAATCGCTGTTATCAATCGTCCAAGTGGCAGTGGTACGCGGGCAACTTTTGAAAAGTGGGGACTTGACGGCGCAACGGCTGTTCAGTCACAAGAACAAGACTCTTCAGGAACAGTTCGTCAAATCGTTGCACAAACACCAGGTGCAATCAGTTATCTTGCCTTTTCTTATATGGATGACTCAACGTTAGCATTGAGTATTGACGATGTAAAACCAACAGAAGAAAATGTAGCGGATAATTCTTGGAAAATCTGGTCTTACGAACATATGTATACAAAAGGCGAGCCAGATGCTGATGTAAAACCTTTCTTAGACTTTATGTTGACAGATGATGTTCAAGAAGGTGTTGTGAAAGAGTTGGGCTACTTACCAATGACTTCGATGAAAGTTGAACGAGATGTATCAGGAACAATCACCAAAAAGTAA
- the hisC gene encoding histidinol-phosphate transaminase — translation MKGIRKITPYVPGEQPNYSDMIKLNTNENPYPPSPKVAESLKKFDVERLKRYSSIDNLSLKKALSAKHNLSPDHFLIGNGSDEVLAFCFLAFFNSSDPILFPDITYGFYKVWADLFQIPFKEVPLNNNFELVEEDYTQLNGGIIIANPNAPTGLFKPLEEIEHLLKDNQDVIVIIDEAYIDFAGQSAISLLDRYPNLIIIRTFSKANSLAGLRVGYAIGNPAYIQIAENIKSSFNPYSVDMLAEDLATAAVEDEAYYAGITKDICETRDWFSKNIEKSGFSSLVSKTNFVLITHPDLIIKELYLYLEAHNIFVRYFPKIKRLNNYLRISIGTQKEMEAVNQLLNRFVKETKNS, via the coding sequence ATGAAAGGCATTAGAAAAATCACACCCTATGTTCCGGGAGAACAACCGAATTATTCTGATATGATCAAGTTAAACACCAATGAAAATCCCTATCCACCTTCTCCAAAAGTAGCAGAGAGTTTAAAAAAATTCGATGTTGAACGATTGAAACGATATAGTTCCATTGATAACCTCTCTTTAAAAAAGGCTTTAAGTGCGAAACATAATCTATCTCCTGATCACTTTTTAATTGGTAATGGTTCAGATGAAGTCTTAGCTTTTTGCTTTCTCGCTTTTTTCAATAGCTCTGATCCTATTTTGTTTCCAGATATTACTTATGGCTTTTATAAAGTTTGGGCTGATTTATTTCAAATTCCATTCAAAGAGGTGCCGCTAAACAATAATTTTGAGCTAGTCGAGGAAGACTATACACAACTAAACGGCGGTATCATCATAGCCAATCCAAATGCACCTACAGGTTTGTTCAAACCTCTTGAAGAAATCGAACATTTATTAAAGGACAATCAAGACGTTATCGTGATCATCGATGAAGCGTACATTGACTTTGCTGGTCAGTCTGCCATCTCACTTTTAGATAGATACCCAAATCTGATTATTATTCGAACCTTTTCAAAAGCAAATTCTTTAGCAGGGTTACGAGTTGGTTATGCCATTGGCAATCCAGCGTATATTCAAATTGCAGAAAATATCAAGTCATCATTTAATCCCTATTCTGTTGATATGTTAGCGGAAGATCTAGCTACTGCTGCTGTCGAAGATGAAGCGTATTATGCAGGAATAACTAAAGACATTTGTGAAACGAGAGATTGGTTTTCGAAAAATATTGAAAAATCAGGTTTTTCCTCATTGGTTTCCAAAACAAATTTTGTGCTGATAACGCATCCTGATTTGATAATAAAGGAGCTTTATCTTTACTTGGAAGCACACAATATCTTTGTTCGTTACTTTCCAAAAATAAAACGGCTGAACAATTATTTACGCATTTCGATTGGTACGCAAAAAGAAATGGAAGCCGTGAATCAGTTACTAAATCGTTTTGTTAAAGAAACAAAAAATAGTTGA
- a CDS encoding sensor histidine kinase: MRKRQRLEYWLVGIVMLALFVGSIFLTNSFFKKELLSQQEEYLQKKGTLILDQLSPNLFLTQKFSDQEKKIIEHYATDKNERLTLMTAKGDIFYDSVDSTLHESRSTRPEVKAILSGADFGSALRKSTTLKEELLYLALPVDKEGERIGILRMSEETTQFSNSIQSFKRYILLTLGLLFLIITAFVFLLLHQKNEPLVTVLPVLKKIVKYPDEARSIIQDSPEWNELYQTVNLLSQQMSQTYLAYTSTEEQFHALLDELMIGVFMIDVDGKLQLINPKMLDILMIAEKDTGKDYFEVINEPALIHLIHQVITEKSSIHQEIKLTESLNEKILDISLRFIEEDGNNYQVLGIAYDLTRVRQLEKIQKDFVSNVSHELKTPVTSLLGFTETLLDGAKDDPETLSQFLEIMQKDALRLQQLIQEILQLSRDGKNISYDDQEVSLFSFTQEILRSYRKAIKEKNLTIEILGNETITYTTKYELFYPIVKNLIENAIQYSQSNGTITIDFGFSDTFFYIVKDMGIGISLEDQERIFERFYRVDKARSRHSGGTGLGLSIVHNYTELLGGTVMIESHLGLGSTFIVKLPKNK, from the coding sequence ATGAGAAAACGTCAGCGTCTTGAATATTGGTTAGTTGGGATCGTGATGCTTGCCTTATTTGTAGGCAGTATTTTTTTAACAAACTCATTTTTTAAAAAAGAGTTATTATCTCAACAAGAAGAATACTTACAAAAAAAAGGAACTCTGATTCTCGATCAACTCTCTCCTAATTTATTTTTGACTCAAAAGTTTTCAGATCAGGAAAAAAAAATCATTGAACATTATGCAACAGACAAAAATGAACGACTGACTTTGATGACTGCCAAAGGAGATATTTTTTACGACAGTGTAGATTCGACGCTTCATGAATCCAGAAGTACTCGTCCCGAAGTAAAAGCTATTCTTTCAGGTGCTGATTTTGGTTCTGCATTAAGAAAAAGCACTACTTTAAAAGAAGAATTACTTTATTTAGCTTTACCCGTCGATAAAGAGGGTGAGCGAATAGGTATCCTTCGCATGTCAGAAGAAACAACACAATTTTCTAACAGTATACAATCATTTAAACGGTATATTTTACTCACTTTGGGGCTATTATTTTTGATTATTACGGCATTTGTTTTTTTATTATTACATCAAAAAAATGAACCACTAGTGACTGTTTTACCTGTTTTGAAAAAAATCGTGAAATACCCAGATGAAGCTCGTTCAATCATTCAAGATTCTCCTGAATGGAATGAACTGTATCAAACAGTCAACCTTTTGAGCCAACAAATGAGTCAAACTTATTTAGCCTATACATCTACTGAAGAGCAATTTCATGCTTTATTAGACGAATTGATGATTGGTGTGTTTATGATTGATGTTGATGGAAAATTACAGCTGATCAATCCTAAAATGCTGGATATTTTAATGATTGCTGAAAAAGATACAGGGAAAGATTACTTTGAAGTAATCAACGAACCTGCTCTGATTCATTTAATACATCAAGTTATTACAGAAAAAAGCTCAATACATCAAGAAATCAAGCTAACCGAATCATTGAATGAAAAAATTCTGGATATCTCTTTAAGATTTATAGAAGAAGATGGCAATAATTACCAAGTGCTAGGAATTGCTTATGATTTAACCCGTGTTAGACAATTAGAAAAAATCCAAAAAGACTTTGTTAGTAATGTCTCACACGAATTAAAAACTCCTGTTACGTCCCTTTTAGGCTTTACTGAAACTCTATTGGATGGTGCTAAAGATGATCCTGAAACCTTATCACAATTTTTAGAGATTATGCAAAAAGATGCGTTGCGTCTGCAACAATTGATTCAAGAAATTCTACAGCTTTCTCGTGATGGAAAGAATATTTCATATGATGACCAAGAAGTTTCCTTATTCTCTTTTACTCAAGAAATTCTACGCTCCTATCGAAAAGCAATCAAAGAAAAGAATCTAACGATTGAAATACTTGGTAACGAGACAATAACCTATACAACAAAGTATGAACTTTTTTATCCGATCGTGAAAAATTTGATTGAAAATGCGATTCAATATTCCCAATCAAATGGAACGATCACAATTGATTTTGGTTTTTCAGATACATTCTTTTATATAGTGAAAGATATGGGGATCGGTATTAGTTTAGAGGATCAAGAGCGAATCTTTGAACGGTTTTACCGAGTCGACAAAGCACGCAGTCGCCATTCTGGCGGAACTGGATTAGGCTTGTCGATCGTGCATAATTATACTGAATTATTAGGTGGTACGGTTATGATCGAAAGTCACTTGGGACTAGGATCAACATTTATAGTAAAGCTACCTAAAAATAAATAA